In Quercus robur chromosome 11, dhQueRobu3.1, whole genome shotgun sequence, the sequence TTCGCAACTAATATTTCCATAATTAACTACACCAAGAAAAATTCTCACAATACCTGTTGAAACAGAAAAACAACTCCAAAACTAACCATAAGAACCCTCATGAAACACccataaaaagcccaaaaaaaccaaccaaatcCCTCTGTAAAACCCAACCAGTCCCAGGAAATTTCACAACCAAAATCCCAGCAAAACCCACTGAATATATCACCAAAAACAGCCCCCATGAACCCataaaaattcacaacaatCACCAAAAACAGCCCCCACGAACCCAGAAAAATTCACAACCAAAATCCCAGCAAAACCCACTGAATATATCACCAAAAACAGCCCCCATGAACCCAGAAAAATTCACAACCAAAATCCCAGCAAAGCCCACTGAATATATCACTAAAAACAGCCCCTATGAACCCAGAATTTTCACAACCAATCACCCAAAATGAACctagaaaaattcaattaaaaccTCATTGCAAACATAACACAGGACACGAAATTCGTAGCCAAACACCATAGGAAATCAACCAAGAAAAATTCTCATAATACAACTACACATTGTGTACAACCTTGTTTCTCATAATAATGTTTTCCAAGTTATAGTACACAAAcataatacaaaatataaaatacatagAAATTATCTCTAAAATGTTACAGTACACAAACAGAATACATAGAAATGTTTTCCAACCTTCTTACAAAAAGACATAGAAATTAtctctaaaatacaaaatataactTCGAAGTTCAAACATAAttatcataaatcataaatcatCAATGTCCAAATCATCATGCTCATCATCATTCCCTGGAAATCCAGGAGGAGGGCCAACAGGTTGTCCAAATGTTCCCAAATCAATTCCTTCAACCTCACTGCTATCATCTACAGATTCTATACACAAggttgaacaaaataaaaagaaaaatcataataatGTTTACAcaagcttaaaaaaataaaagaaaaatcaatataggttattatattttttttacatataaactAACCTTCAATATTAGAAGAAGGCCCTGCACTTGCTGGATATGCACCCTCTTCATAAATTGCATTCTCCAACTCTTCATAATTAAGATATGGGTCTTCCTCTTCCACAAATATCCAAAAATCAGTTTTGTCGATACTTGCATAATCAATGGGgtcaaaattaaactttttgttGTAAAGCCTGCATCATAAAATGTCATGCTCATTATTGGAATTTGAACATAATTAGTAACTAACAATTACATTAAATAaatgactttttaaaaattaatataatgacAAGATATAGCATTTAGTTACCTATGTTTCAATCACAAGTTATGATGAACAAACACAAGATCATTGAGCCTTTGATGCTCCAATCTATTTCTCCTCTTAGAGTGTATTTGGTCAAATAAACTCCAACAACGCTCACATCCAGAAGAAGCGGAAGTTTGGCTAAGGATTCTAATTGCCAATTTTTGCAAGTTTGGAGCATCAGCACCCCACAACTTCCACCATTCATCTAATTTTCATAACACAAcgtaatctaatattaattaaCATAAACATATAGTCCAAGACTAGATTCTCAACATATAGTATTAAAGTAATTAGATT encodes:
- the LOC126706963 gene encoding uncharacterized protein LOC126706963 is translated as MAVLDYIGTKYDGDKEKVIKETQYFRDRIGSFDRELALSTSTTTHPDEWWKLWGADAPNLQKLAIRILSQTSASSGCERCWSLFDQIHSKRRNRLEHQRLNDLVFVHHNL